The following is a genomic window from Xiphophorus couchianus chromosome 5, X_couchianus-1.0, whole genome shotgun sequence.
AGAAACGGCGCTCGCTCCCCAAGACGCGTAgaggaaatgacaaaagaaaatagtaacgcaaactgatttcgataagtaactgtagtctgagaACTGGATTTGAAAACGCAACGCCTTAGATTATTAGTTACTGAAGAAAGTGGCCTCACATCAGTAACGCCTTACTTTGTGTTCACAGGAGGAAATCTCTGAGGGTGACATTGACGACTCCTTTAGGTCCTTGTTTGCTCAGCTGTCCGGAGAAGTGAGTTCAAATCCTCAGGCTCTTTCAGTGGCTGCTCAGctctgagcatgctcagaaaCCTGCTCACTCTTTGCTTCCTGTCCTCAGGACATGGAGATCTCAGTGCGGGAGCTCAGAACCGTCCTCAACAGGGTCGTCTCCAAACGTGAGTCTTTTTGAAATCTGCACATGTAGGGCGGGTCATCCATGTTCCTGCAGCCAATCAGGTTCCACACAACAGGGTTCCCCCAGCAGTATCTACCAGGTGTACACTGGGTGGAGATGTTAGGGTCTGCAGGGTAGAGCCAGAACATCACAGTCTGAAGGTTTCAGGTTCCACTTCCTGCAGGCTTCAGGTTCCACTTCCTGCAGGCTTCCGGTTCCACGTCCTGAAGGTTTCAGGTTCCACTTCCTGCAGGCTTCCGGTTCCACGTCCTGAAGGTTTCAGGTTCCACTTCCTGCAGGCTTCCGGTTCCACTTCCTGCAGGTTTCAGGTTCCACCTCCCACCTCCTGTAGGCTTCCGGTTCCACGTCCTGAAGGTTTCAGGTTCCACTTCCTGTAGGCTTCAGGTTCCACTTCCTGTAAGTTTCAGGTTCCACTTCCTGTAGGTTTCAGGTTCCACCTCCTGTAAGTTTCAGGTTTCACTTCCTGTAGGTTTCAGGTTCCACTTCCTGTAGGTTTCAGGTTCCACTTCCTGCAGGTTTCAGGTTTCACTTCCTGTAGGTTTCAGGTTTCACTTCCTGTAGGTTTCAGGTTTCACTTCCTGTAGGTTTCAGGTTTCACTTCCTGTAGGTTTCAGGTTCCACTTCCTGTAGGTTTCAGGTTCCACTTCCTGCAGGTTTCAGGTTCCACTTCCTGCAGGTTTCAGGTTCCACTTCCTGTAGGTTTCAGGTTTCACTTCCTGTAGGTTTCAGGTTTCACTTCCTGTAGGTTTCAGGTTCCACTTCCTGTAGGTTTCAGGTTCCACTTCCTGCAGGTTTCAGGTTTCACTTCCTGTAGGTTTCAGGTTTCACTTCCTGTAGGTTTCAGGTTTCACTTCCTGTAGGTTTCAGGTTTCACTTCCTGTAAGTTTCAGGTTCCACTTCCTGTAGGTTTCAGGTTCCACCTCCTGTAAGTTTCAGGTTTCACTTCCTGTAGGTTTCAGGTTCCACTTCCTGTAGGTTTCAGGTTTCACTTCCTGTAGGTTTCAGGTTCCACTTCCTGCAGGTTTCAGGTTTCACTTCCTGTAGGTTTCAGGTTTCACTTCCTGTAGGTTTCAGGTTTCACTTCCTGTAGGTTTCAGGTTCCACTTCCTGCAGGTTTCAGGTTCCACTTCCTGCAAGCTTCAGGTTCCACTTCCTGCAGGTTTCAGGTTCCACTTCCTGAAGATGCTTCTTGTTTCTTGTGTCTGTTGTTGCAGACAGAGACCTGCAGACGGATGGATTCAGCATGGAGTCCTGCCGGGCCATGGTCAGCCTTATGGACGTATCCTCCCTCTGAATGACAGGGTCGGTTCTGATCCGGCCTGAACGAGGTTCTGGCCTGGTCAGAACACATTACCGGGTCTGGATCAGGTACACCTTAACTGAAGCTCAGAAAGACGGCAGCGCTCGGCTCGGTCTGCTGGAGTTTCAGATCCTTTGGAACAAGATTAGGAAGTGGCTGGTGAGTCAggctggttctgacccagacgGGTCAGGGTTAAGAACCTGCTGGGTCCAGTTTAGGTTTTCAGGAGATTATGTTGTGTTCCAGGGGATCTTCAGAGAGTTTGATCTGGATAAGTCCGGCTGCATGAACTCTTATGAGATGCGTCTGGCGCTGGAAAACGGCGGTGAGTTTTATGTTCCCGGAAGAAGTTtaacatagaatagaatagaatagaattactttattcatcccagcagggaaattatttcgcagttacagcagcatagagacaagacacaacaacaaccaccactgagtagtagttgtagacaagataaaataagaataaaatatgaaatgctgtcaatataaaagcagcttagagcagtccttgcaaagattcaaaatgcagaacagaatgtatatgtaaatatatgtacagcagtgtgccacagtgcagttgtgcaaattggactgattagtgcagaacaatgatttagcttttattgtacagtgagatggcatgtggcaggaaggatttcctgtatctgtccctacaacagcggagctggagcagcctatgtgagaaggtgctccgctgtctgtccactatgtggtggagaggctgctgtttattgtcc
Proteins encoded in this region:
- the LOC114144099 gene encoding calpain-1 catalytic subunit-like isoform X3; translated protein: MDDVLVANLDEEEEISEGDIDDSFRSLFAQLSGEDMEISVRELRTVLNRVVSKHRDLQTDGFSMESCRAMVSLMDKDGSARLGLLEFQILWNKIRKWLGIFREFDLDKSGCMNSYEMRLALENGGFKLNNKLYQMLIARYADNEIIDFDNFTCCLVKLETMFRIFQGLDRDGTGTVEMNLMEWLFVTMCG